From the Streptomyces nigrescens genome, one window contains:
- the ssd gene encoding septum site-determining protein Ssd, with the protein MAGITPSERLVHTGEERCGPLIITEDEKLLDDLLRLCAAAGALPEVAHGLPARKGDWEAPPLVIIGADCAPRLRGAGRRAGVILTGRDADDPAVLRLAVALGAERVLALPDGERWLADRIADAVEGVGPPALTVGVIGGCGGAGASTLAGALAVTAARTGRRTLLVDGDPLGGGLDVLLGGEKEKGLRWPAFAESRGRVACGALAESLPRLHSLRVLSWDRGSDVSIPPAAMRAVMAAARRRGGVVVVDLPRRVDAAVAEALAQVDMGLLLVPTELRAVAAAQRVAAGVRKVLGDLRVVARGAPGRHGHGLPPDEIARLMELPLAGEVPWEADLLADLSRGAPPGAQARGPLARFCTAFWERLTESGGDGGGPPAAAAPEPGGGPGWGSGPGAGATGPAALPVTSRAAGRGGGRA; encoded by the coding sequence GTGGCCGGAATCACGCCATCGGAACGGCTGGTCCACACCGGCGAGGAGCGGTGCGGGCCGCTGATCATCACCGAGGACGAAAAGCTTCTCGACGATCTTTTGCGGCTGTGCGCGGCGGCCGGGGCGCTGCCCGAAGTGGCGCACGGCCTGCCCGCCCGTAAAGGGGACTGGGAAGCGCCGCCCCTGGTGATCATCGGCGCCGACTGTGCGCCCCGGTTGCGCGGCGCCGGACGCCGGGCGGGCGTCATCCTCACGGGGCGGGACGCGGACGATCCGGCCGTCCTGCGGCTGGCCGTCGCCCTGGGGGCCGAGCGGGTGCTGGCTCTCCCCGACGGCGAACGCTGGCTGGCGGACCGGATCGCCGATGCGGTCGAGGGCGTCGGACCGCCGGCCCTGACGGTCGGCGTGATCGGCGGCTGCGGCGGCGCCGGAGCGAGCACCCTGGCCGGCGCGCTGGCCGTCACCGCGGCCCGCACGGGACGGCGCACGCTGCTCGTCGACGGAGACCCGCTGGGCGGCGGGCTGGACGTCCTGCTGGGCGGCGAGAAGGAAAAGGGGCTGCGCTGGCCCGCCTTCGCCGAATCACGGGGCCGGGTGGCCTGCGGCGCACTGGCCGAGTCACTGCCGCGGCTGCACTCGCTCCGGGTCCTCAGCTGGGACCGGGGCTCCGATGTCAGCATCCCGCCCGCGGCCATGCGCGCGGTCATGGCCGCGGCACGCCGGCGTGGCGGGGTCGTGGTGGTGGACCTGCCGCGCAGGGTCGACGCCGCGGTGGCGGAGGCCCTCGCCCAGGTGGACATGGGCCTGCTGCTCGTCCCTACGGAGCTGCGCGCGGTCGCGGCGGCGCAACGGGTGGCCGCCGGGGTACGGAAGGTGCTCGGCGATCTGCGTGTGGTGGCGCGCGGGGCTCCCGGCCGCCATGGGCACGGCCTGCCGCCGGACGAGATCGCCCGCCTCATGGAGCTGCCCCTGGCCGGTGAAGTGCCGTGGGAGGCCGACCTGTTGGCCGATCTGTCGCGAGGGGCGCCACCGGGGGCGCAGGCGCGCGGACCGCTGGCGAGATTCTGTACGGCGTTCTGGGAGCGGCTGACGGAGAGCGGGGGCGACGGCGGCGGACCGCCGGCTGCCGC
- a CDS encoding HAD family hydrolase, which translates to MLTPVENHSVPHSTPRTAAFFDLDKTVIAKSSTLTFSKSFYQGGLINRRAVLRTAYAQFVFLAGGADHDQMERMREYLSSLCRGWDVAQVREIVAETLHDLIDPIIYDEAASLIEEHHAAGRDVVIVSTSGAEVVEPIGELLGADRVVATRMVVGEDGRFTGEVEYYAYGPTKAEAVQELAVSEGYDLDRCYAYSDSATDVPMLAAVGHPFAVNPDRALRREAVARGWPVLSFNRPVPLKQRLPALSMPSRPVLAVMAAAGAAMATATLVWYASRRKTTKPRLLIGRSDRTARNARV; encoded by the coding sequence ATGCTCACCCCCGTGGAAAACCACTCCGTGCCTCACTCGACTCCCCGTACTGCCGCGTTCTTCGACTTGGACAAGACCGTCATTGCTAAGTCGAGCACGCTGACCTTCAGCAAGTCGTTCTACCAAGGCGGCCTGATCAATCGGCGGGCCGTACTGCGCACTGCGTACGCCCAGTTCGTGTTCCTGGCGGGCGGCGCCGACCACGATCAGATGGAGCGGATGCGGGAATATCTCTCCTCACTGTGCCGCGGCTGGGACGTGGCCCAGGTGCGGGAGATCGTTGCCGAGACGCTGCACGATCTGATCGACCCCATCATTTATGACGAGGCGGCCTCACTCATCGAGGAGCACCATGCCGCGGGACGGGACGTCGTGATCGTCTCCACCTCGGGTGCCGAGGTCGTCGAACCGATCGGTGAACTCCTGGGCGCGGACCGGGTGGTGGCCACCCGCATGGTCGTCGGCGAGGACGGCCGCTTCACCGGAGAGGTGGAGTACTACGCCTACGGCCCGACCAAGGCGGAGGCCGTCCAGGAGCTTGCCGTGTCCGAGGGCTACGACCTCGACCGCTGCTACGCCTACAGCGATTCGGCCACCGATGTCCCGATGCTCGCGGCGGTCGGCCACCCCTTCGCCGTCAACCCGGACCGGGCGCTGCGCCGCGAGGCGGTCGCGCGGGGTTGGCCGGTTCTCTCCTTCAATCGGCCGGTCCCGCTCAAGCAGCGGCTGCCGGCACTGTCGATGCCCTCGCGGCCGGTGCTCGCCGTCATGGCCGCGGCGGGCGCGGCCATGGCCACCGCGACGCTCGTCTGGTACGCGAGCCGGAGGAAAACCACAAAGCCTCGCCTCCTTATTGGCCGGAGCGACCGCACCGCCCGCAATGCCCGCGTTTGA
- a CDS encoding oxidoreductase gives MAGISRGTPPEPPQASADPLVTLASLPGVADSVDSVRKGVDRVYGHRVMRRRSNEVTSEAALRGARGSAALSGADWALEEVRRRTDFGVEGEPRTVGAALRLTAEAGQLLSVWRQSPLRVLARLHLVAASGAGRSADEPGRAADDTVGRPRLGAEPVDEPLIELPLPGADEVAGRLDGLARLLLAGSEAPALVTAAVVHGELLALRPFATCNGLVARAAERIVLVGSGLDPKSICPAEVGHAELGRAAYVAALEGYVSGTPEGVAAWIAHCGRAVELGVRESTAVCEALQRGAA, from the coding sequence ATGGCTGGAATCTCCCGGGGGACGCCCCCCGAACCCCCGCAAGCGAGCGCCGACCCGCTCGTGACCCTGGCCTCGCTCCCGGGAGTCGCCGACTCCGTGGACTCCGTGCGCAAGGGCGTCGACCGGGTCTACGGGCACCGGGTCATGCGACGCCGCAGCAATGAGGTGACGTCCGAGGCGGCGCTGCGCGGAGCGCGCGGTTCCGCGGCACTTTCGGGGGCCGACTGGGCGCTCGAAGAGGTCCGGCGCCGCACCGACTTCGGCGTCGAGGGCGAACCGCGTACGGTCGGCGCGGCCCTGCGGCTGACCGCCGAGGCCGGGCAGCTGCTCAGTGTGTGGCGGCAGTCGCCGCTGCGGGTGCTGGCACGGCTCCACCTGGTGGCCGCGTCAGGCGCGGGCCGAAGTGCCGATGAGCCCGGCCGTGCGGCAGACGACACGGTGGGGCGGCCCCGGCTGGGTGCCGAGCCGGTCGACGAACCGCTCATCGAGCTGCCGCTGCCGGGTGCCGACGAGGTCGCCGGGCGGCTGGACGGGCTGGCGCGGCTGCTCCTCGCGGGCAGCGAGGCGCCGGCGCTGGTGACCGCGGCGGTGGTGCACGGCGAGCTGCTCGCCCTGCGGCCGTTCGCCACCTGTAACGGGCTGGTCGCGCGGGCCGCGGAGCGGATCGTGCTGGTCGGCAGCGGACTGGACCCGAAGTCGATCTGTCCCGCCGAGGTCGGGCACGCCGAACTGGGGCGCGCGGCGTATGTCGCGGCCCTGGAGGGCTATGTCTCGGGCACCCCGGAGGGCGTCGCGGCGTGGATCGCGCACTGCGGACGCGCGGTGGAGCTCGGTGTACGGGAGAGCACCGCCGTCTGTGAGGCGCTGCAGCGTGGCGCGGCATAA